One genomic region from Sphingomicrobium aestuariivivum encodes:
- a CDS encoding TerC family protein: protein MLEFFSADWLGTPAWFWMAFLAIVIILTAFDLGVLHKEDRELGIGESLKLSAFYIGIAMLFGLWVWVERGATAGMEYYTGFFIEKALSIDNVFVISLIFSYFAIPRKYQYRALLWGIMAVIVLRGLMIAGGAALLAEAYWVLYIFAAFLIFTGVKMFFAGDDAVDIGNNRAVQWISNHMPVTKELHGQRFLVKVEDPKTGKMVRAATPLLLALVVINIADLVFALDSVPAIFAITTDTFIVYTSNIFAILGLRALYFALAAMIHRFHYLKYALAAVLVFIGSKIFVADFLLDGGKIPAWISLGVTFGLIAAGVLYSLWRTRGEEEADWPAEPEGDGRHIGNIAG, encoded by the coding sequence ATGCTTGAATTTTTCTCGGCCGACTGGCTCGGCACGCCTGCCTGGTTCTGGATGGCCTTCCTCGCCATCGTCATCATCCTCACCGCTTTCGACCTCGGGGTGCTCCACAAGGAAGACCGCGAGCTCGGCATCGGCGAGAGCCTCAAGCTGTCGGCCTTCTATATCGGCATCGCGATGCTGTTCGGCCTGTGGGTGTGGGTCGAGCGCGGGGCGACCGCGGGGATGGAATATTACACCGGCTTCTTCATCGAGAAGGCGCTGTCCATCGACAATGTCTTCGTGATCAGCCTTATCTTCAGCTATTTCGCGATCCCCCGGAAATACCAGTATCGCGCGCTCTTGTGGGGTATCATGGCGGTGATCGTGCTGCGCGGCCTGATGATCGCGGGCGGAGCGGCGCTGCTCGCCGAGGCCTATTGGGTGCTCTACATCTTCGCCGCCTTCCTGATCTTCACGGGGGTGAAGATGTTCTTCGCCGGCGATGACGCGGTCGATATCGGCAACAATCGCGCGGTGCAGTGGATCTCCAACCACATGCCGGTGACCAAGGAACTCCACGGCCAGCGCTTCCTCGTGAAGGTCGAGGATCCCAAGACCGGCAAGATGGTGCGCGCGGCAACCCCGCTGCTGCTCGCGCTGGTCGTGATCAATATCGCCGACCTCGTCTTCGCGCTGGACAGCGTGCCCGCGATCTTCGCGATCACGACCGATACGTTCATCGTCTATACGAGCAACATCTTCGCGATCCTGGGCTTGCGCGCGCTTTATTTCGCGCTGGCCGCGATGATCCACCGCTTCCACTATCTCAAATATGCGCTGGCCGCGGTGCTGGTGTTCATCGGCTCGAAGATCTTCGTCGCCGACTTCCTGTTGGACGGCGGCAAGATCCCGGCATGGATCAGCCTTGGTGTCACCTTCGGGCTGATCGCGGCGGGCGTCCTCTATTCGCTCTGGCGCACCCGGGGCGAGGAGGAGGCCGACTGGCCGGCCGAACCGGAGGGGGACGGTCGCCATATCGGCAATATCGCTGGCTGA